In Gemmobacter sp. 24YEA27, a genomic segment contains:
- a CDS encoding flagellar hook-length control protein FliK: MTRIETDALTNAAPLPTGTSQSDPGTAPLSAHHMPTLREISPHHVAPATRPEMPVQVPAQISQAVISANGPVTELRLSPEELGTVRIEVKTEREKVTVTLLAERPETLDLLRRHADRLVAEFRAAGFSEMNLGFGNLSAGDQGRAQPGPEPPVREVSEAAISAATPISVPDTRSGPQASLYLRL; the protein is encoded by the coding sequence GTGACCAGAATTGAAACCGATGCCCTCACCAATGCGGCTCCGCTTCCCACTGGCACCAGCCAGTCCGACCCTGGCACGGCGCCGCTCAGCGCACATCATATGCCCACGCTGCGCGAGATTTCACCGCATCATGTGGCACCGGCCACACGCCCCGAGATGCCTGTACAGGTTCCGGCCCAGATCAGCCAGGCCGTCATAAGTGCCAACGGCCCGGTGACAGAGCTGCGGCTTTCACCGGAAGAGCTCGGGACAGTGCGGATCGAAGTGAAAACCGAGCGCGAAAAGGTGACGGTCACCTTGCTGGCCGAGCGTCCGGAAACGCTGGATCTCCTTCGCCGCCATGCGGATCGCCTGGTGGCGGAATTCAGGGCGGCCGGGTTCAGCGAGATGAACCTTGGATTCGGAAACCTTTCCGCCGGTGATCAGGGGCGCGCACAGCCTGGCCCGGAACCCCCTGTCCGGGAAGTGAGCGAGGCGGCAATTTCTGCCGCGACCCCGATTTCGGTGCCGGATACAAGGTCCGGCCCGCAAGCTTCACTTTATCTCAGATTGTAG
- a CDS encoding flagellar hook capping FlgD N-terminal domain-containing protein has protein sequence MQVNAVNSAYGSAQTSSQTSALSSDFTTFLKMLTVQMQNQDPMNPMEATDFAVQLATFSGVEQQVRTNQLLSAMSGEFALMGMAQLAGWVGQEARAAADVVWFTGNPVTLSPNPASTADQVVLVVQDSHGNLVSREELPVSAEPYQWLGGDAAGNRLPDGRYILTLESWREGSLLAEDPVEYYGRVVEARGGAKGTVLVFEGGIEVPASSVTALRLARN, from the coding sequence ATGCAGGTCAATGCGGTGAATTCCGCCTACGGATCCGCTCAGACGTCCTCTCAAACCTCGGCGCTCTCATCGGACTTCACGACATTTCTGAAAATGCTCACCGTTCAGATGCAAAACCAGGACCCGATGAACCCTATGGAAGCCACGGATTTCGCGGTACAGCTCGCAACTTTTTCCGGCGTGGAACAACAGGTGCGCACCAATCAGCTGCTCAGTGCGATGTCAGGTGAGTTTGCGCTGATGGGAATGGCACAGCTGGCGGGCTGGGTCGGCCAGGAGGCGAGGGCCGCGGCAGATGTCGTCTGGTTCACTGGCAACCCGGTGACACTCTCGCCCAATCCGGCCTCAACGGCGGATCAGGTTGTGCTGGTTGTACAGGACTCGCATGGCAATCTGGTGTCGCGCGAGGAATTGCCCGTCTCGGCAGAGCCCTATCAATGGCTTGGGGGGGATGCGGCCGGCAATCGGCTACCGGATGGCCGCTATATCCTGACGCTTGAAAGCTGGCGGGAGGGATCGCTTCTAGCCGAGGATCCGGTCGAATATTATGGCCGCGTCGTGGAGGCCCGGGGCGGCGCTAAAGGAACGGTTCTGGTTTTCGAAGGCGGGATCGAGGTCCCCGCAAGTTCGGTCACTGCTTTGCGCCTTGCCCGGAACTGA
- the ubiB gene encoding 2-polyprenylphenol 6-hydroxylase, which translates to MRGPHNIWRLIRTGATFERTGAMVVALEAMEVSPRLRFAARLLGRPFRFLGLKGDPALPPVTRAITALGPAYIKLGQVLSTRPDIVGAELSEQLKYLQDKLPPFSMEEARQIIAAEFGAPADALFSELSEPVAAASIAQVHHARLRDTGAEVAVKVLRPGIERAFRRDIDAFYYAAKWMERLAPFSRRLRPSDVVAHFDGVVQGELDLRLECAEAAEFAEHTAKDDRLVVPRPHWGLSGRTVLTIDWAEGIGLNEIAAIDAAGIDRAELGRRVLVLFLSHALRDGFFHADMHQGNLKVAPNGDLIVYDFGIMGRIDEYTRRVYAEILMGFIQKDYRRVAEVHFEAGYVPPDRNIDEFARALRAVGEPIFGMEANRISMAKLLAYLFEVTERFGMETRTELILLQRTMVVVEGVARSLDPHLNMWEVARPVVESYIRTSIGPKAMLRDLWRTSRVLARFLPRLPALAEARLVALDERNQTQRPVQGFGWGTVLLLSAAMTLGSLGAAVLIAKLF; encoded by the coding sequence ATGCGCGGCCCGCATAATATCTGGCGGTTGATCCGCACCGGCGCGACCTTTGAGCGTACCGGCGCCATGGTCGTGGCGCTTGAGGCGATGGAGGTCTCGCCGCGCCTGCGTTTTGCCGCGCGTTTGCTGGGGCGGCCGTTCCGTTTTCTCGGGCTGAAGGGCGACCCCGCGCTGCCGCCTGTCACGCGCGCGATCACCGCGCTCGGGCCTGCCTATATCAAGCTGGGCCAGGTACTCTCAACCCGCCCCGATATTGTTGGCGCCGAGCTGTCCGAGCAGCTGAAATACCTGCAGGACAAGCTGCCGCCCTTCTCGATGGAGGAGGCGCGCCAGATCATTGCCGCAGAATTCGGCGCCCCCGCCGATGCGCTTTTTTCCGAGCTTTCCGAGCCGGTTGCGGCGGCCTCGATTGCCCAGGTTCACCATGCGCGGCTGCGAGACACAGGTGCCGAAGTTGCGGTGAAGGTCCTCCGCCCTGGGATCGAACGCGCCTTCCGCAGGGATATCGACGCCTTTTACTATGCGGCGAAATGGATGGAGCGACTGGCGCCGTTTTCGCGCCGGTTGCGGCCTTCCGATGTGGTCGCGCATTTCGATGGCGTAGTCCAGGGCGAGCTGGATCTGCGGCTGGAATGTGCCGAAGCCGCTGAATTTGCAGAACATACGGCCAAAGATGACCGGCTTGTCGTGCCGCGCCCGCATTGGGGGCTCTCGGGCCGGACGGTGCTGACAATCGACTGGGCCGAGGGGATCGGGCTTAACGAGATTGCCGCAATTGACGCCGCCGGGATCGACCGGGCGGAGCTTGGCCGGCGGGTGCTGGTGCTTTTTCTGTCGCATGCGCTGCGGGACGGATTTTTCCATGCCGATATGCATCAGGGCAATCTGAAGGTCGCGCCGAATGGTGATCTGATCGTCTATGATTTCGGGATCATGGGGCGGATCGACGAATATACCCGCCGTGTCTATGCCGAGATCCTGATGGGCTTCATCCAGAAGGATTATCGCCGCGTAGCCGAAGTGCATTTCGAGGCAGGCTATGTGCCGCCCGACCGCAATATCGACGAATTCGCCCGCGCCCTGCGCGCGGTCGGAGAGCCGATTTTCGGAATGGAGGCGAACCGGATCTCGATGGCAAAGCTGCTGGCCTACCTGTTCGAGGTGACCGAGCGCTTTGGCATGGAAACCCGGACCGAGCTGATCCTTTTGCAGCGCACCATGGTTGTGGTGGAAGGTGTGGCACGAAGCCTCGACCCACATCTGAATATGTGGGAGGTCGCACGGCCGGTGGTCGAATCCTATATCCGCACCAGCATCGGGCCCAAAGCGATGCTGCGCGATCTCTGGCGCACCAGCCGCGTTCTGGCACGGTTTCTGCCCCGGCTTCCGGCTTTGGCAGAGGCAAGGCTGGTTGCTCTGGACGAACGTAACCAGACGCAGCGCCCGGTTCAGGGGTTCGGGTGGGGGACAGTCCTGCTGCTTTCGGCCGCGATGACGCTGGGCTCGCTCGGGGCCGCGGTGCTGATTGCGAAACTGTTTTGA
- the ubiE gene encoding bifunctional demethylmenaquinone methyltransferase/2-methoxy-6-polyprenyl-1,4-benzoquinol methylase UbiE has product MSDQDKTTHFGFRDVREEEKAGLVHGVFSSVASKYDVMNDLMSVGIHRIWKDAMMDWLAPRPGTRLLDVAGGTGDVAFRYLKRAPGASAVVCDMTENMLIAGRTRAEAASMADQLDWVVGDAMALPFASNSFDTYTISFGIRNVTRVQDALSEAYRVLRPGGRLMVLEFSQIPNDLMQKVYDLYSFNIIPPMGQMVTGDRDSYQYLVESIRKFPEQEVFAEMIRKAGFDLVKYRNLSLGIAALHSGWKV; this is encoded by the coding sequence ATGTCAGATCAGGACAAAACCACTCATTTCGGCTTTCGCGACGTGCGGGAGGAAGAAAAAGCGGGCCTGGTCCATGGCGTGTTTTCCTCGGTCGCCTCAAAATATGATGTCATGAATGACCTGATGTCGGTCGGTATCCATCGGATCTGGAAGGATGCGATGATGGACTGGCTGGCGCCAAGGCCCGGGACCCGGCTGCTGGATGTCGCGGGCGGCACCGGCGATGTGGCCTTTCGCTATCTGAAGCGCGCGCCGGGCGCATCTGCCGTGGTCTGCGACATGACCGAGAACATGCTGATCGCCGGGCGCACCCGTGCCGAGGCCGCCAGCATGGCCGATCAACTCGATTGGGTGGTCGGCGATGCGATGGCGCTGCCTTTTGCGTCGAACAGCTTTGACACCTATACGATCAGTTTCGGCATCCGGAATGTGACGCGGGTCCAGGACGCTTTGTCCGAGGCTTACCGCGTGCTGCGCCCCGGCGGGCGGCTCATGGTGCTGGAATTCAGCCAGATCCCGAATGATCTGATGCAAAAGGTTTACGACCTTTATTCGTTCAACATCATCCCGCCGATGGGCCAGATGGTGACGGGCGACCGCGATTCATATCAATATCTGGTGGAATCGATCCGCAAATTCCCCGAACAAGAGGTCTTTGCCGAAATGATCCGCAAGGCCGGGTTCGATCTGGTGAAATATCGCAACCTCTCGCTCGGGATTGCGGCGCTGCATTCCGGCTGGAAGGTCTGA